The proteins below are encoded in one region of Stieleria sp. JC731:
- a CDS encoding dihydrodipicolinate synthase family protein, whose amino-acid sequence MSAPISGILTPNITPVDKQGRVDEDTLRAYVDWLIEKGVDGLYPNGSTGEFVRFTPEERRRIVQVVTEQTAGRVPILAGAAEANTKETIEACEAYGAMGVRAVAIVAPFYYRLSDQGVYAYFREIADTVSVDVTLYNIPLFASPISVDTVVRLASECPRVVGIKDSSGDLPNMMRMISQIRPMRDDFCFLTGWDAALVPMLVAGANGGTNATSGVVPELTRAIHRTVVAGDIKQAMKLQYQLLPLFDAMISIGEFPEGFRAGARSRGWDLGPGRVPLSEQQKDAVASAQRQIDALLGDYVESPKAAFDAGKVETIVAQVLSQLRVQ is encoded by the coding sequence ATGAGCGCACCGATTTCAGGGATTTTGACGCCCAACATCACTCCAGTGGATAAGCAGGGTCGCGTTGATGAAGACACCCTGCGAGCGTACGTTGACTGGTTGATTGAAAAGGGAGTCGACGGGCTGTACCCTAACGGCAGCACGGGAGAATTTGTTCGCTTCACTCCTGAAGAACGCCGGCGCATCGTTCAAGTCGTCACCGAACAGACGGCTGGACGGGTTCCCATCTTGGCGGGTGCGGCCGAAGCAAACACGAAAGAAACCATCGAAGCCTGTGAAGCATACGGGGCGATGGGAGTGCGAGCGGTCGCGATCGTCGCGCCGTTTTATTACCGACTGAGCGACCAAGGCGTGTACGCGTACTTTCGCGAGATTGCAGACACGGTTTCGGTGGATGTGACGCTGTACAACATCCCGTTATTCGCCTCGCCCATCTCTGTCGACACCGTTGTCCGCTTGGCATCGGAATGCCCACGCGTTGTCGGGATCAAAGACAGCTCCGGCGATTTGCCGAACATGATGCGGATGATCTCGCAGATTCGCCCGATGCGAGATGACTTTTGCTTCCTGACCGGCTGGGATGCCGCGTTGGTACCGATGCTTGTCGCGGGTGCAAACGGAGGCACCAATGCGACCAGTGGCGTGGTCCCCGAGCTGACCCGAGCGATCCATCGCACCGTCGTCGCCGGCGACATCAAACAAGCAATGAAGTTGCAATACCAGTTACTGCCGTTGTTCGACGCGATGATTTCGATCGGAGAATTCCCCGAAGGTTTCCGCGCCGGAGCACGAAGCCGAGGCTGGGACTTGGGTCCGGGCCGGGTGCCCCTTTCGGAACAACAAAAAGATGCCGTCGCCAGTGCCCAGCGCCAAATCGATGCGTTACTAGGCGACTATGTTGAATCTCCCAAAGCCGCTTTTGATGCGGGCAAAGTCGAAACGATTGTCGCTCAAGTGCTGTCACAGCTTCGTGTGCAGTAG
- a CDS encoding DUF1501 domain-containing protein, translating to MHSTNLQKQQQQIARSVSRRWFMRDCGVGLGAIAAAQLMADERATAGQPAVARPAATLPDNSNSPSDPLDVRQPHFPAKVKNVIYLFMAGAPSHLELFDNKPQLAKFDGTLPPADLLNGYRAAFINPNSKLLGPKFKFAKHGQCGAEISEILPHTARMADDLTIIKSMKTDAFNHAPAQIMMNTGSQLFGKPSLGSWSLYGLGSESKNLPGFVVFSSGSKGPSGGNSNWGSGYLPTVYSGVQLRSVGDPVLYLSNPPGIDAKAQRDALNAIGQLNRRHLSETGDPEIATRISSFEMAYRMQSSAPELMDIRSETQSTLDLYGVDPDQPSFAKNCLLARRLVERGVRFVQLFHEAWDQHGNLVNGLKKNCQDTDQACAALIKDLKQRGLLENTLVIWGGEFGRTPMVQGGGNDGRDHHPNAFTMWMAGGGMKPGVTYGESDDFGFNVTDNAVHVRDLHATILNQMGFDHRRLSYKFQGLDQRLTGVEPAHVVRGILA from the coding sequence ATGCACAGTACTAATCTTCAAAAGCAGCAACAACAGATCGCGCGCTCGGTTTCCCGTCGTTGGTTCATGCGAGATTGTGGCGTCGGACTGGGCGCAATCGCCGCTGCGCAGTTGATGGCGGATGAACGTGCCACTGCTGGCCAACCGGCAGTTGCACGACCAGCAGCCACTTTGCCTGACAACAGCAACAGCCCATCGGACCCTTTGGATGTCCGGCAACCGCATTTCCCGGCCAAAGTAAAAAACGTCATCTACTTGTTCATGGCCGGTGCTCCCAGCCATCTTGAACTTTTCGACAACAAACCGCAGTTGGCTAAGTTTGACGGAACCCTTCCGCCAGCTGACCTGCTGAACGGTTACCGAGCTGCGTTTATCAATCCCAACTCCAAGTTGCTCGGACCTAAATTTAAATTTGCCAAGCATGGTCAATGCGGTGCGGAGATCAGCGAAATCCTTCCGCATACCGCAAGGATGGCTGACGACTTGACGATTATCAAGTCGATGAAGACCGACGCATTCAACCATGCTCCTGCTCAGATCATGATGAATACGGGCAGTCAACTTTTTGGCAAACCCAGCTTGGGTTCATGGTCGCTTTATGGGCTGGGCAGCGAATCGAAAAACCTACCCGGATTTGTTGTCTTTAGCAGCGGCAGTAAAGGCCCTAGTGGCGGCAACAGCAATTGGGGCAGCGGCTATCTACCAACGGTTTACTCTGGCGTTCAGCTCCGCAGCGTTGGTGATCCGGTTTTGTACCTTTCCAATCCGCCTGGCATTGACGCCAAGGCTCAGCGAGACGCGCTCAATGCGATCGGGCAGCTGAATCGACGGCACCTCTCAGAGACCGGTGACCCTGAAATCGCGACGCGAATCAGCTCGTTTGAAATGGCTTACCGGATGCAGTCTTCGGCTCCGGAACTGATGGACATTCGCAGCGAAACTCAGTCAACGCTTGACCTTTACGGCGTCGATCCGGATCAGCCATCGTTCGCCAAGAATTGCCTGCTTGCCAGACGACTGGTGGAGCGTGGTGTTCGGTTTGTGCAACTGTTCCACGAGGCTTGGGACCAGCATGGCAATTTGGTCAACGGCCTGAAAAAGAATTGCCAAGACACCGATCAAGCCTGTGCGGCGTTAATCAAAGACCTGAAACAACGCGGGCTCCTGGAAAACACGCTGGTCATTTGGGGAGGTGAATTCGGACGAACCCCAATGGTCCAAGGCGGCGGAAACGACGGTCGAGATCATCACCCCAACGCATTCACCATGTGGATGGCAGGCGGAGGAATGAAACCGGGAGTTACCTACGGCGAAAGTGATGATTTCGGTTTTAACGTCACCGACAATGCGGTCCACGTCCGAGACCTCCATGCGACGATCCTGAACCAAATGGGGTTTGATCATCGGCGATTGAGCTACAAGTTCCAGGGACTTGATCAGCGACTCACCGGTGTCGAACCGGCGCATGTCGTCCGTGGAATACTGGCTTAA
- a CDS encoding PSD1 and planctomycete cytochrome C domain-containing protein yields the protein MKRLTLAFADSMPAWLKPAQSMIRLSVSPFSMSQFSIGLLGICFITTPAFSDDQPNVQELDYASDVRPILADACFHCHGPDEEGRKAGLRLDVADDAAAVIDHDAPDQSELLLRILEPDPDLKMPPPDSGKQLTAQQTEIIRQWLRQGATFQSHWAFSNPTRPTLPEVENKQWGRNGIDAFVLRKLELEGLHPSPTASPTTLVRRLSLDLTGLPPEPEFVRHWTGQLKTRGNDAYLELVEHLLGSQHYGEHWGRMWLDAARYADSDGYEKDKPREAWFYRDWVINSLNQDRPYDDFLIRQIAGDLLPEATQDDFVATGFLRNSMVNEEGGADPEQFRMEAMFDRMDAVGKAILGLTIQCGQCHSHKYDPLTHEEYYGLFAYLNDTHDAIIPVYTDEQQHQRDQVLQRIENIRQDAKNSIDGWQTRLDLWAKQAVVLPESTWQTLQLDFLDRTIGGSKFLLQPDGSFLCQSYAPTNFNPQGTGVYSGERITALRLELLKHPNLPKGGPGRSIEGTWALSEFTAEAILSGTPDKTIPLKFSRAAADRSPATADLKPHYDNRGKDKRVTGGIEFAIDGDSKTAWTNEVDSPQSNIPQTAWFELAEPIEIPEGQHATIIVHLAQRHGGWNSDDNQTFNIGRFRVSATSEPLPKSDPLPIAVQEVLQQPSEKWNDLQRDIVFTHWLSIEPEGNAWYQQIQAAWEDHPQSTTQLTLASRTDHRKTHLLARGDFLNPQQEVQPHVPEFLHPLQPSDEPARLQLARWLASDESPTTARSIVNRIWQRYFGTGIVETSDDLGTQGSPPTHPELLDYLATELVQQDWSLKAIHRLIVTSATYRQSSDVTEELLTQDPNNRLLARGARFRVPAETVRDITLAASGLLNDHVGGPSVHPPAPDFLFVPPVSYGPKVWNVDTDDNRYRRALYTFRFRSVPYPMLENFDAVPGNLSCVRRSVSNTPMQALTSLNEPLFMECSIALAAKLLRQVNDASNVDATRIQTAALRCLGRAPSEHEQTLLTEFLQQQRERVDAEQLSADDILTAGKLLDLEGLDRNELATWTLLCRVILNLDETITRE from the coding sequence ATGAAGCGTTTGACACTTGCATTCGCCGATTCCATGCCAGCATGGCTTAAACCGGCTCAATCAATGATTCGGCTTTCAGTGTCGCCGTTTTCAATGTCACAGTTTTCAATCGGATTGCTGGGCATCTGCTTCATCACGACACCGGCATTTTCGGACGACCAACCGAACGTACAAGAGTTGGACTATGCGAGCGATGTCCGGCCAATTTTGGCCGATGCCTGTTTCCATTGCCACGGCCCGGACGAAGAAGGCCGCAAAGCCGGGTTGCGTCTTGATGTTGCTGATGACGCCGCCGCAGTAATCGACCACGACGCTCCCGATCAAAGCGAACTGTTGCTGCGAATCTTAGAGCCGGATCCGGATCTAAAGATGCCACCTCCGGACTCAGGGAAACAACTGACCGCCCAGCAGACCGAAATCATCCGTCAATGGTTGCGGCAGGGTGCCACGTTTCAATCGCACTGGGCATTCAGCAACCCCACTCGTCCCACGCTGCCTGAAGTCGAAAACAAACAATGGGGACGCAATGGGATCGATGCCTTCGTCTTACGAAAACTGGAATTAGAAGGTCTCCATCCATCGCCAACTGCTTCACCGACCACATTGGTTCGGCGTTTATCGCTGGACTTAACAGGATTGCCACCGGAACCGGAATTCGTTCGGCACTGGACCGGTCAATTGAAAACTCGTGGCAACGATGCTTACCTCGAATTGGTTGAACATCTACTTGGCAGCCAACATTACGGCGAGCATTGGGGACGTATGTGGCTCGACGCCGCTCGCTATGCCGATTCCGACGGATATGAGAAAGACAAACCGCGTGAAGCCTGGTTCTATCGCGACTGGGTCATTAACTCGTTAAATCAAGACCGCCCTTATGATGACTTTCTGATCCGGCAAATCGCTGGCGACCTGCTTCCCGAAGCGACCCAAGATGATTTTGTCGCGACCGGCTTTCTACGCAATTCGATGGTCAATGAAGAAGGCGGCGCCGATCCAGAACAGTTCCGAATGGAAGCGATGTTCGATCGAATGGACGCTGTTGGAAAAGCAATTCTGGGACTGACAATTCAGTGCGGCCAATGCCATTCGCACAAGTATGACCCGCTAACGCACGAAGAGTACTACGGGCTATTCGCATATTTAAATGATACCCACGACGCGATCATCCCCGTCTACACCGACGAACAGCAACACCAACGTGACCAAGTTTTGCAGCGGATCGAAAACATTCGCCAAGACGCCAAAAATTCGATCGATGGCTGGCAAACACGATTAGACCTGTGGGCAAAGCAGGCAGTCGTACTTCCCGAATCGACTTGGCAAACACTGCAACTCGATTTTTTGGACAGAACAATCGGCGGATCCAAGTTTCTTCTTCAACCCGACGGTTCATTCCTTTGCCAAAGCTACGCGCCAACAAACTTCAATCCTCAAGGAACTGGCGTTTACTCCGGCGAGCGGATCACGGCGCTGCGACTTGAACTTTTAAAGCATCCGAATCTCCCCAAAGGTGGCCCGGGACGCAGCATCGAAGGGACTTGGGCGTTAAGCGAATTCACGGCCGAAGCGATTCTGTCGGGAACGCCGGACAAAACCATCCCTCTAAAATTCAGCCGAGCTGCTGCGGACCGATCTCCGGCTACCGCTGACCTTAAACCGCATTACGACAATCGCGGCAAAGACAAACGAGTCACCGGAGGAATCGAATTCGCCATCGACGGAGATTCCAAAACGGCATGGACCAATGAAGTCGACTCGCCGCAAAGCAACATTCCTCAAACGGCATGGTTCGAACTTGCCGAACCGATCGAAATTCCCGAGGGCCAACATGCGACGATCATTGTCCACTTAGCCCAACGACATGGTGGCTGGAATAGCGACGACAACCAGACCTTTAACATCGGGCGGTTCCGAGTATCGGCAACCAGTGAGCCGCTGCCAAAGTCAGATCCGCTGCCCATTGCGGTACAAGAAGTCTTACAACAACCATCTGAAAAATGGAACGACCTTCAGCGTGACATCGTCTTCACCCACTGGCTATCGATCGAACCAGAAGGAAACGCGTGGTACCAGCAAATTCAAGCGGCTTGGGAAGATCATCCGCAATCGACAACCCAATTGACGCTGGCCAGTCGCACCGATCACCGCAAAACACATCTGCTTGCCCGTGGTGATTTCTTAAATCCTCAACAAGAAGTCCAGCCTCACGTGCCGGAATTCTTGCATCCGCTGCAACCTTCCGACGAACCGGCACGCCTGCAATTGGCACGATGGCTCGCTTCGGATGAATCTCCCACAACGGCACGCTCGATCGTCAATCGTATTTGGCAACGTTATTTCGGAACCGGCATCGTCGAAACCAGCGATGACCTTGGCACGCAGGGATCTCCGCCAACGCACCCTGAACTGCTGGATTACTTGGCAACCGAATTGGTCCAGCAAGATTGGAGCCTAAAAGCGATCCATCGATTAATTGTCACCAGCGCAACCTATCGCCAGTCATCAGACGTTACCGAAGAGCTACTGACCCAAGACCCGAACAATCGGTTACTCGCCAGAGGCGCCCGCTTCCGCGTTCCCGCCGAAACGGTACGCGACATCACTCTGGCTGCAAGCGGGCTACTGAATGACCATGTCGGTGGGCCTAGTGTTCATCCGCCCGCGCCAGATTTCCTGTTTGTTCCACCAGTCAGCTATGGCCCCAAAGTCTGGAATGTAGACACCGACGACAATCGCTATCGAAGAGCGTTATACACGTTCCGTTTTCGTAGCGTCCCCTATCCGATGTTGGAAAACTTCGATGCGGTTCCGGGGAATCTTTCATGCGTTCGCCGCAGCGTCAGCAATACGCCGATGCAAGCACTGACGTCACTGAACGAGCCTTTGTTTATGGAGTGCTCGATTGCGTTAGCGGCAAAGTTGCTACGGCAAGTCAACGATGCGTCCAATGTCGACGCCACGCGGATTCAAACGGCTGCATTGCGATGTCTTGGGCGTGCTCCATCGGAACATGAGCAAACGTTGCTGACTGAGTTTCTGCAACAACAACGCGAGCGTGTCGACGCAGAACAGTTGTCCGCGGACGACATCCTGACCGCAGGGAAACTGCTAGACCTGGAAGGACTCGATCGCAACGAATTGGCGACGTGGACGTTGCTATGCCGAGTGATCTTGAACCTCGACGAAACCATCACGCGAGAGTAA
- a CDS encoding ComEA family DNA-binding protein yields MSPLPPQPTPPILSPDLHRIVPVACVILIAAIYCYWLITNEEPPRSTLPAPQLSLNLNRATERELLLLPQIGTSTAKSIILDRQKNGDFDNLDSLTRIRGIGEKTVKTIAPYCFVDSTDKRTRKQTNE; encoded by the coding sequence ATGTCCCCGCTGCCTCCACAACCGACGCCGCCGATTCTCAGCCCCGATTTGCACCGCATCGTTCCGGTGGCCTGCGTGATATTGATCGCAGCGATTTATTGCTATTGGTTAATCACCAACGAAGAACCGCCGCGATCAACGTTGCCGGCACCTCAGCTTTCGTTGAATCTAAACCGTGCCACCGAACGGGAACTTTTGCTTCTGCCGCAGATCGGCACATCGACGGCGAAGAGCATTATTCTTGATCGCCAAAAAAACGGGGACTTCGACAACCTGGACTCGCTAACACGAATCCGAGGGATCGGCGAGAAGACGGTGAAAACGATCGCACCCTACTGCTTTGTCGATTCGACAGATAAACGGACAAGGAAACAGACAAACGAATAG
- the nadC gene encoding carboxylating nicotinate-nucleotide diphosphorylase, translating to MQDYVTVTADDALENDVRLLVRLAIAEDLAGSIDWTTVCMVDADQKGGCQIVPRGDGVCAGMAILPWIVDEFDADLEFETLLADGQRFTPGQPIAKLRGNVRDLLTSERTILNLISRASGVATLVRQYVDAIEGLKANVYDTRKTTPGWRLLEKYSVACGGGRNHRRGLYDGFLIKDNHLQLAGKDGCPVSPSEAAKKALQWRGGQVEHLTAPSIVEIEVDSLEQLRDVLPVSPDIVLIDNFAIEDIHAAVKLRDELNPQVELEVSGNVKLDTIVEIAKTGVERISSGALTHQATWLDLGLDWLDTRG from the coding sequence ATGCAAGACTATGTGACCGTGACCGCTGACGACGCACTCGAAAATGATGTTCGTTTGTTGGTCCGTTTAGCGATCGCCGAAGACTTGGCCGGATCGATCGATTGGACAACCGTTTGCATGGTGGATGCGGACCAGAAAGGTGGATGCCAGATTGTTCCCCGTGGCGATGGCGTCTGTGCCGGGATGGCAATCCTGCCTTGGATCGTTGATGAATTTGATGCCGATCTTGAATTCGAAACGCTGTTGGCTGACGGACAGCGATTCACGCCAGGGCAACCGATTGCAAAGTTGCGTGGAAACGTTCGTGACTTGCTAACCAGCGAGCGTACGATTTTAAATTTGATTTCGCGAGCGAGCGGTGTTGCGACATTGGTCCGCCAATATGTCGATGCGATCGAAGGTCTCAAAGCGAATGTTTACGACACTCGCAAGACGACGCCGGGGTGGCGATTGTTAGAGAAGTACTCTGTCGCGTGTGGCGGAGGACGCAACCATCGACGCGGTCTGTACGATGGTTTTTTGATCAAGGACAATCATCTTCAGTTGGCTGGCAAAGATGGTTGCCCGGTTTCGCCTAGTGAGGCTGCAAAGAAAGCATTGCAGTGGCGGGGCGGGCAGGTCGAGCATTTGACGGCTCCGTCAATCGTCGAAATCGAAGTCGACTCGCTGGAGCAACTTCGCGATGTGCTTCCCGTTTCGCCGGATATTGTCTTGATCGATAACTTCGCGATCGAAGACATCCATGCAGCAGTCAAATTGCGAGACGAACTGAATCCCCAAGTGGAACTGGAAGTTTCAGGAAACGTCAAGCTCGATACGATCGTCGAGATCGCTAAAACCGGTGTGGAACGGATTAGCAGCGGTGCCCTGACCCACCAAGCGACTTGGTTGGACTTGGGACTCGACTGGTTGGACACACGTGGGTAG
- a CDS encoding undecaprenyl-phosphate glucose phosphotransferase: protein MPVRQFDGRSPITGERRSLDLLQPTMDSAAIVGSLYAVKYVARGGIDDAGVMLGLIAAIAFLILSKVSGLSRSNNRGNANHEVTAIFLTWLTTIMALAMIGFATRYGQVFARSIMFVWAVIAPMMIALSRMIIRIVMQSALQRGYGVRRVAIAGMNELGRQTASNILDEPGLGYSFVGFYDDRSTDRPTKSVSDSKDDFDESGRHMHRHTLEGNLAEMISRCREGKIDTVMITLPMRAEDRIRFLLDQLSDSTCSVYIVPDFFVFELLHSRWTNMGGLPAVSVFENPLFGVDGAVKRVTDVLLATAGLVVAAIPMSLIAMGIKLTSKGPVFFRQKRYGLDGKEILVWKFRSMRTCDNGSVVKQATKDDPRVTPLGRVLRKTSLDELPQLFNVIEGTMSLVGPRPHASAHNEQYRGLIRGYMLRHKVKPGITGLAQVNGCRGETETIDKMEERVQWDHQYIRRWSIWLDLKILFKTVMVVLKQDAAY, encoded by the coding sequence ATGCCAGTTCGACAGTTTGATGGCCGCTCTCCTATTACCGGCGAGCGTCGGTCGTTAGATCTTCTACAGCCCACGATGGATTCCGCAGCCATTGTCGGTTCTTTGTACGCGGTCAAGTATGTCGCTCGAGGCGGAATCGACGATGCCGGCGTGATGCTGGGGCTGATCGCGGCAATTGCGTTTTTGATTCTTTCAAAAGTATCTGGGCTTTCACGAAGCAACAATCGCGGCAACGCCAATCACGAAGTCACCGCGATTTTCTTGACTTGGCTTACCACCATCATGGCGCTGGCTATGATCGGATTTGCCACTCGCTACGGTCAAGTGTTCGCACGTAGCATCATGTTCGTTTGGGCCGTGATCGCACCAATGATGATCGCGCTATCGCGAATGATCATCCGGATCGTTATGCAGTCTGCGCTACAGCGAGGCTACGGTGTCCGCCGTGTGGCAATTGCGGGAATGAACGAACTCGGGCGGCAAACCGCTTCGAACATTCTGGATGAACCCGGACTGGGGTACAGCTTCGTCGGTTTTTACGATGACCGTTCGACCGATCGTCCAACGAAATCCGTTTCAGACAGCAAAGACGACTTCGATGAAAGCGGCCGCCACATGCATCGGCACACGCTTGAAGGCAACTTGGCGGAGATGATCTCTCGCTGTCGCGAGGGAAAAATCGATACCGTGATGATCACTCTGCCAATGCGTGCGGAGGATCGGATTCGGTTTCTTTTGGACCAGTTGAGTGATTCGACGTGCTCGGTCTATATCGTTCCTGACTTCTTCGTTTTTGAACTGCTGCACTCCCGCTGGACCAATATGGGTGGACTGCCCGCGGTCAGCGTTTTCGAAAACCCATTGTTTGGCGTCGATGGAGCGGTCAAGCGAGTCACGGACGTTCTGTTGGCGACAGCAGGATTGGTCGTCGCCGCGATTCCGATGTCGTTGATTGCGATGGGAATTAAGCTTACCAGCAAAGGTCCGGTCTTTTTCCGACAGAAACGCTACGGTTTGGACGGCAAAGAGATTTTGGTTTGGAAGTTCAGGTCGATGCGGACGTGTGATAACGGTTCGGTCGTAAAGCAAGCCACCAAAGATGATCCGCGAGTGACGCCTTTGGGGCGGGTTTTGCGAAAGACCAGTCTGGATGAACTTCCCCAGTTGTTCAATGTGATCGAAGGCACCATGTCATTGGTTGGGCCACGTCCACATGCCAGTGCACACAACGAACAGTACCGTGGTTTGATCCGTGGCTACATGTTGCGTCACAAAGTGAAACCTGGCATCACCGGACTAGCGCAGGTAAACGGTTGCCGTGGTGAAACCGAGACCATCGACAAGATGGAAGAACGGGTCCAGTGGGACCACCAATACATTCGCCGCTGGTCGATCTGGTTGGATCTGAAAATTCTGTTCAAGACCGTGATGGTCGTGTTGAAACAAGACGCCGCCTACTAA
- a CDS encoding sulfatase family protein: protein MRISIVLPLLVVFAVAFTSIGTAPALADEKLPNILIVLVDDMGYGDPGCFNPQSKIPTPNIDRLASEGMRFTDAHASGPLCHMSRYGLMTGRYPFRINVGKWPKQPLINEGEVTLPSVLQDAGYRTCMVGKWHVGFEEKGYDRPLRGGPADRGFDSFFGIRASTDIPPYFYIRDRQAIAPPTESIEANQSGGHWNEIQGAFWRAGGIAPGLNLVDVTPKFTEEACEVIRSHQDHKEPLMLYLAYPSPHTPWLPLPEFEGKSGAGLYGDFMVMVDSMIGRVLDELESAGMKENTMVIFTSDNGPTWYDKDVDKFNHDSAAGLRGMKADAWEAGHRMPMVVRWPGVVKPGSQSDATISFVDFVSTMDELVGSKRCVGDDSEAGPDSFSFLSELTGTKSDRPKRQSLALQSGRGLMTYRRGPWKLIEGDGSGGFSDRGKKLDRNAPYKGQLYNLDTDLGETKNLIDQETEVLAELRQELALIVDAERSR, encoded by the coding sequence ATGCGAATTTCGATCGTTTTGCCTTTGCTTGTTGTTTTTGCCGTAGCGTTCACTTCCATCGGCACAGCCCCCGCGCTCGCTGACGAAAAATTGCCCAACATTTTGATCGTTTTGGTGGACGACATGGGCTATGGCGATCCGGGTTGCTTTAATCCCCAAAGCAAAATCCCGACCCCAAATATCGATCGCCTGGCTAGCGAAGGAATGCGATTCACAGACGCCCATGCGTCCGGTCCGCTCTGTCACATGTCGCGATACGGTCTGATGACGGGGCGATATCCGTTCCGGATCAACGTCGGCAAATGGCCCAAGCAGCCGCTGATCAATGAGGGCGAAGTCACATTGCCATCCGTCCTTCAGGATGCCGGCTATCGCACTTGCATGGTCGGAAAGTGGCATGTCGGATTTGAAGAAAAAGGTTACGACCGCCCCCTCCGTGGTGGACCTGCAGATCGTGGATTTGATTCTTTCTTCGGCATCCGAGCCTCGACTGATATCCCGCCATACTTTTACATCCGAGACCGCCAAGCGATTGCCCCACCAACAGAGTCCATCGAAGCAAACCAAAGCGGAGGGCATTGGAATGAAATCCAAGGGGCGTTTTGGCGGGCAGGTGGAATCGCCCCAGGATTGAACCTGGTGGACGTCACTCCCAAATTCACTGAAGAGGCTTGTGAAGTCATCCGCTCGCATCAAGACCACAAAGAACCATTGATGCTCTACTTGGCATACCCTTCGCCACACACACCGTGGCTCCCTTTACCCGAATTCGAGGGCAAGTCGGGCGCGGGTCTCTATGGCGATTTTATGGTGATGGTCGACTCGATGATCGGGCGTGTGCTCGACGAACTGGAATCGGCCGGCATGAAAGAAAACACCATGGTGATCTTTACCAGCGACAACGGACCGACCTGGTACGACAAAGACGTTGACAAATTCAATCACGATAGCGCCGCCGGCCTGCGTGGCATGAAGGCTGATGCCTGGGAAGCGGGGCACCGTATGCCAATGGTTGTACGCTGGCCAGGTGTGGTGAAACCAGGTTCACAATCCGATGCGACGATCAGCTTTGTCGATTTCGTTTCGACGATGGATGAGCTTGTTGGTTCAAAACGTTGCGTCGGTGATGACTCTGAAGCAGGACCAGACAGTTTCAGTTTCCTGAGCGAACTGACAGGCACGAAGTCCGATCGCCCCAAACGCCAATCGCTCGCACTGCAAAGCGGTCGAGGTTTGATGACGTATCGGCGAGGCCCTTGGAAGCTGATCGAAGGCGATGGTTCAGGTGGATTTAGCGATCGAGGCAAGAAGCTTGATCGCAACGCTCCGTACAAAGGTCAGCTCTACAACCTGGATACCGACCTGGGTGAAACGAAGAACTTGATCGACCAAGAAACCGAAGTCCTCGCCGAACTTCGACAGGAACTCGCGTTGATCGTCGACGCCGAACGCTCTCGTTAA
- the frr gene encoding ribosome recycling factor yields the protein MSAEETLMDAEERMEKAIAVLGNQLSGIRTGRATPGLVDSLKVEAYGSTSPLKQLASIGVPEPQQILIRPYDAGTIKDIEKAIVGSDLGLNPQNDGRVIRLNVPALSTDVRKKMVSRIKELAEDAKISIRNIRRDANKHADQLEKDKELSEDDRDKLKDDIQELTKKYEEQVNEMAKARESEVMES from the coding sequence ATGTCCGCCGAAGAAACTCTGATGGATGCCGAAGAACGCATGGAAAAGGCGATTGCCGTGTTGGGAAACCAGCTTTCTGGCATTCGTACCGGTCGTGCGACCCCCGGGTTGGTTGATTCGCTAAAAGTCGAAGCTTACGGTTCGACTTCACCGCTGAAGCAGTTGGCTTCGATTGGGGTTCCCGAGCCTCAACAGATCCTGATTCGTCCTTACGACGCCGGGACAATTAAAGACATCGAGAAAGCGATTGTCGGAAGCGATCTCGGTTTGAATCCGCAAAACGATGGTCGCGTGATTCGCCTGAATGTTCCCGCCTTGTCGACCGACGTTCGAAAGAAAATGGTCTCGCGAATCAAAGAGCTGGCCGAAGACGCTAAAATCTCGATTCGAAACATTCGACGCGATGCCAACAAGCATGCCGATCAACTGGAAAAAGACAAAGAACTGTCTGAAGATGATCGTGACAAGCTGAAAGACGACATCCAAGAGTTGACCAAGAAATACGAGGAACAGGTCAACGAGATGGCGAAGGCTCGCGAATCAGAAGTCATGGAAAGCTAG